Proteins encoded together in one Terriglobus saanensis SP1PR4 window:
- a CDS encoding carbohydrate-binding family 9-like protein, giving the protein MFRRFRLAFWMLLAVPALYAQVIKDTPKSYQCFRTEKPLVVDGKLDEKAWKKAEWTTDFVDIEGSAKPLPKFKTRAKMLWDDQYLYIAAELEEPEVKATLTEHDSVIFHDNDFEVFLKPLATEKGYFEFEINALNTGWDLFLNKPYLEQGKADNSWEMPGLKTAVVVHGTLNHPGDRDKGWTVEIAMPWSAFASRLPVTPPVAGTEWRVNFSRVEWTAGKPHEDNWVWSPQGVINMHVPTEWGYLKFLDKR; this is encoded by the coding sequence ATGTTTCGTAGATTCCGCCTGGCTTTTTGGATGCTTCTGGCCGTACCCGCGCTTTACGCGCAGGTCATAAAAGATACGCCGAAGAGTTACCAATGTTTTCGGACAGAAAAGCCGTTGGTCGTCGATGGCAAGCTCGATGAGAAGGCGTGGAAGAAGGCGGAGTGGACGACCGACTTCGTGGATATTGAGGGTTCGGCCAAGCCCCTGCCCAAGTTCAAGACGCGCGCGAAGATGCTCTGGGACGACCAGTACCTCTATATTGCGGCGGAATTGGAAGAGCCCGAGGTGAAGGCCACCCTGACCGAGCATGACTCGGTGATCTTCCATGACAACGACTTCGAGGTTTTTCTGAAGCCGCTGGCGACCGAGAAGGGATACTTCGAGTTCGAGATCAACGCCTTGAATACCGGGTGGGACCTTTTCCTGAATAAGCCGTATCTCGAGCAGGGCAAGGCGGACAATAGCTGGGAGATGCCGGGGCTAAAGACCGCCGTCGTGGTCCACGGAACCCTGAATCATCCGGGAGACAGAGACAAGGGATGGACCGTGGAGATCGCGATGCCCTGGAGCGCGTTTGCGAGCCGTCTTCCTGTGACGCCTCCTGTCGCGGGCACCGAGTGGCGCGTGAACTTCAGCCGCGTGGAGTGGACCGCCGGGAAACCCCACGAGGACAATTGGGTCTGGTCTCCGCAGGGAGTCATCAACATGCATGTACCGACAGAATGGGGTTATCTGAAGTTTTTAGACAAGAGATAG
- a CDS encoding sensor histidine kinase: protein MSTENQNERQRFQELEEALRKSERLAVAGQFSAAIMHEINNPLETISNLAYLAKAEADNAAKVREYLTQLESELANVIRIAKQTLGFFGPAEALRAVNLVDVAESALLVHGRRLSAKQVNLVKRLVDQATVKIHPGEMLQVLSNLIANAVDALPEKGTLAIRLRKSKNEVHLMIVDDGHGIPPPLIDKVFEPFFTTKKEQGTGLGLALSKAIVERHKGKIRTRSSVSKGRSGTAFRISLPLHEAA from the coding sequence TTGTCGACAGAGAACCAGAACGAGCGGCAACGGTTCCAGGAGCTGGAAGAGGCTCTGCGAAAGAGCGAACGCCTTGCGGTGGCAGGGCAGTTCTCTGCCGCGATCATGCATGAGATTAATAATCCTCTGGAGACCATCTCCAACCTTGCTTACCTGGCCAAGGCAGAGGCAGACAATGCCGCCAAAGTCCGCGAGTATCTTACGCAGCTCGAGTCGGAGCTTGCCAACGTGATTCGGATCGCAAAGCAGACGCTGGGTTTTTTTGGACCCGCGGAGGCGTTGCGCGCAGTGAATCTCGTGGATGTGGCGGAGTCCGCGCTGCTGGTCCATGGACGAAGACTGTCGGCGAAGCAGGTAAACCTTGTGAAGCGTCTGGTCGATCAGGCCACGGTGAAGATCCATCCGGGCGAGATGCTGCAGGTACTTTCGAACCTGATTGCCAATGCCGTGGATGCCCTTCCGGAAAAGGGAACCTTAGCGATCCGTCTCCGGAAGAGCAAGAACGAGGTCCACTTGATGATCGTCGATGACGGGCATGGCATTCCGCCGCCGCTGATCGACAAGGTCTTCGAACCGTTTTTCACGACGAAGAAGGAACAGGGCACGGGCCTCGGGCTGGCGCTCTCCAAAGCAATTGTCGAGCGGCACAAAGGCAAGATCCGTACCCGCAGCAGCGTGAGCAAGGGACGATCGGGCACGGCGTTTCGTATCTCGCTGCCTCTGCACGAAGCTGCCTAA
- a CDS encoding NADP-dependent oxidoreductase codes for MKAVLLYEFGGPEKLKYVTDAHDPEIAPHEILIASTAVGVNPIDYKMRNGSAQARSPISFPAILGRDVSGIVRAIGSEVSGVAVGDRVMALTHHTYAELVVAQAGEVTHVPEGLDLVQAAALPLVALTGDQLVRFGAKVQSGQTVLITGALGSVGRAAIHTAKKLGAHVIAGVRKHSLEAAKELGADTVLALDDPEALEKLGFVDAVADTVGGHTADILMTHVKQGGVFGTVVTPIPDHTLNPTIELNHIMSQPDSTRVREFAEDLRDGKFILPIDRMIALAEATEAHIALEKEHVSGKVLLLVL; via the coding sequence ATGAAGGCAGTTTTGCTCTACGAATTTGGTGGTCCCGAAAAGCTGAAGTACGTTACGGACGCGCATGACCCCGAGATCGCTCCGCATGAGATCCTCATCGCCTCCACAGCCGTCGGCGTCAATCCGATCGACTACAAGATGCGCAATGGAAGCGCGCAGGCGCGCTCGCCCATTTCCTTTCCCGCCATCCTTGGCCGCGATGTCTCCGGCATCGTCCGCGCCATAGGAAGCGAGGTCAGCGGAGTCGCCGTCGGCGACCGCGTCATGGCACTCACCCACCATACGTACGCTGAACTAGTCGTCGCACAGGCTGGTGAAGTCACCCACGTTCCCGAAGGCCTCGATCTGGTGCAGGCCGCCGCGCTTCCCCTGGTTGCCCTTACCGGAGATCAGCTCGTCCGTTTCGGAGCGAAGGTGCAATCCGGCCAGACCGTTCTGATTACCGGCGCGCTCGGCAGCGTGGGCCGCGCCGCCATTCACACGGCAAAGAAGCTCGGAGCGCACGTCATCGCAGGCGTTCGCAAGCACTCCCTCGAAGCTGCAAAGGAACTCGGCGCGGATACCGTTCTCGCACTCGATGATCCCGAGGCACTCGAAAAACTCGGCTTTGTCGATGCCGTAGCAGACACCGTCGGCGGACACACCGCGGACATCCTGATGACGCATGTGAAGCAGGGCGGAGTCTTCGGAACGGTCGTCACCCCGATACCCGACCATACCCTCAACCCCACGATCGAACTCAACCACATCATGTCGCAGCCCGACTCCACAAGGGTCCGGGAGTTCGCCGAAGACCTGCGCGACGGCAAGTTTATCCTCCCCATCGACCGCATGATTGCCCTCGCCGAAGCCACGGAGGCGCACATCGCCCTGGAAAAAGAACACGTCTCCGGCAAGGTCCTCCTCCTCGTCCTGTAA
- a CDS encoding SRPBCC family protein: MHPIFMAPVHETILQDSILIRSPIDRVFALSTNVELVHQTLGFKPFPASGRVSFGSRVHWKGWLFGLPQSHHTLITAFDPPHFFQDSQEAGRFAHFHHDHHFTETPEGTLLRDEVHFALPFGALGALVAKHLLEPHVQRLLRARFQLLKHVAEDPNEAWRKYT, encoded by the coding sequence GTGCATCCCATCTTCATGGCTCCCGTGCACGAAACGATTCTTCAAGACAGCATCCTCATCCGGTCTCCGATCGACCGCGTCTTCGCGCTCTCCACCAATGTTGAGCTGGTGCATCAAACCCTCGGCTTCAAGCCATTCCCAGCGAGCGGACGTGTCTCCTTCGGCAGCCGGGTGCATTGGAAGGGCTGGCTCTTCGGCCTTCCGCAGAGCCACCATACCCTCATCACTGCGTTCGACCCGCCCCATTTCTTTCAGGACAGCCAGGAAGCCGGGCGCTTCGCCCACTTCCATCACGACCATCACTTCACGGAGACGCCCGAAGGCACCCTGCTCCGCGATGAAGTGCACTTCGCCCTGCCCTTCGGTGCGCTGGGCGCTCTCGTCGCAAAACATCTCCTCGAACCGCACGTGCAGCGTCTCCTCCGCGCGCGTTTTCAGCTGCTGAAGCATGTGGCCGAAGATCCCAACGAGGCGTGGCGAAAATACACCTGA
- a CDS encoding Gfo/Idh/MocA family protein, whose protein sequence is MGVFLSVAVSAVAQEPVRVAVVGLEHGHAGGVFSNIEKNHDVKLVAIVEADKPLREKYAARFHLDAGLFYDDMDAMFAKTKPEVVLAYNAVQKHREVVVKAAEHGVSAMVEKPLATTLEDAEAMKAAAVKHHTQLLVNYETTWYASNAEVLKEVADGKLGNVRKVVVHDGHEGPIEIHVGPEFAKWLTDPIGNGAGAMFDFGCYGADMATVMMHGQAPISVTAVAQTNKPEVYPKVDDDAVIILKYKGSNVVLMPSWDWSFSRKDMEVYGDGGYAIAVDPTALRLRYKGEKTETASVAPALPPDQATSFGYLVAVMRGRVKPVGDYSGLDTNMVVMQILDAARRSVKEGRTVQVTPLK, encoded by the coding sequence ATGGGAGTGTTCTTATCGGTTGCCGTTTCCGCTGTGGCACAGGAACCGGTGCGTGTCGCCGTCGTGGGCCTGGAGCATGGGCATGCGGGCGGGGTCTTCAGCAATATTGAGAAAAATCACGATGTAAAGCTGGTGGCGATTGTGGAGGCGGACAAGCCTCTGCGGGAGAAGTATGCGGCGCGGTTTCATCTAGATGCGGGTCTCTTCTATGACGACATGGATGCGATGTTTGCGAAGACGAAGCCGGAGGTCGTGCTGGCCTATAACGCCGTACAGAAGCATCGCGAGGTGGTAGTGAAGGCCGCGGAGCATGGCGTCTCCGCGATGGTGGAGAAGCCGCTGGCGACAACACTGGAAGATGCCGAGGCGATGAAGGCTGCTGCCGTGAAGCACCACACGCAGCTGCTGGTGAACTACGAGACGACCTGGTACGCCAGCAACGCCGAGGTGCTGAAGGAAGTGGCCGACGGCAAGCTGGGGAATGTTCGCAAAGTCGTGGTGCATGACGGGCATGAGGGGCCGATTGAGATCCACGTGGGCCCGGAGTTCGCGAAGTGGCTGACCGATCCCATCGGCAACGGTGCGGGCGCGATGTTCGACTTCGGTTGTTACGGCGCGGACATGGCCACGGTGATGATGCATGGACAGGCGCCGATCAGCGTAACGGCGGTGGCTCAGACGAACAAGCCTGAGGTCTATCCGAAGGTCGACGACGATGCGGTGATCATCCTGAAGTACAAGGGATCGAACGTAGTCCTGATGCCAAGCTGGGACTGGTCCTTCTCACGCAAAGACATGGAGGTCTACGGCGACGGTGGTTACGCCATTGCGGTCGATCCGACGGCGCTGCGCTTGCGCTATAAGGGCGAGAAGACCGAGACGGCGAGCGTAGCTCCCGCGCTGCCGCCGGACCAGGCGACTTCGTTTGGCTATCTTGTTGCCGTGATGCGTGGCCGCGTGAAGCCGGTCGGGGATTATTCGGGTCTGGATACGAACATGGTCGTGATGCAGATCCTGGATGCGGCACGGCGCAGCGTGAAAGAAGGCAGGACGGTGCAGGTTACGCCGTTGAAGTAG
- a CDS encoding type II toxin-antitoxin system VapC family toxin — protein sequence MPGFLLDTHIWLWLQSGNDHYISPDFVADTDEWLKERKLFISAASVWEISLLIGKKRINLFTSIEHWIDRATEDNGLQLLPLTTEILIESTRLPDLKHKDPADRMLLATARLYDLTLVTRDETMLKWSRKYGHARLRSDETSR from the coding sequence ATGCCCGGCTTCCTGCTCGATACGCACATCTGGCTCTGGTTGCAATCTGGGAACGACCATTACATCAGCCCAGACTTTGTCGCGGATACGGACGAATGGCTGAAGGAGCGCAAGCTCTTTATCTCTGCGGCGTCCGTATGGGAAATCTCTCTTCTCATCGGGAAGAAGCGCATCAATCTTTTCACTTCGATCGAACATTGGATCGACCGCGCCACAGAAGACAACGGACTTCAACTTCTGCCACTCACAACAGAGATCCTGATTGAGTCGACCCGCCTACCGGATCTGAAGCATAAGGATCCAGCGGACAGGATGCTTCTGGCCACCGCGCGCCTCTATGACCTGACTCTGGTGACACGCGATGAGACGATGCTCAAATGGAGCCGCAAATACGGTCACGCCAGGCTGCGCAGTGATGAGACCTCTCGCTAG
- a CDS encoding phytanoyl-CoA dioxygenase family protein: MSLATEIDEQGFAVVEEVLLPMTVEALLREVGSWQDSSADRRGGLRNLLDFPSMRELANSDTLIGLVEPVLGPTATVVRGILFDKTESTNWKVPWHQDVTIAVKERVEAEGFGPWSMKEGVLHVQPPSSVMEGMLSVRVHLDDCPIENGALRVIPVSHKGGKIAVRDVELLAAESAEHICPVPAGGALIMRPLLFHASSASSISGHRRVLHFDYANVTLPSGMNWHEA; encoded by the coding sequence ATGTCACTCGCAACCGAGATCGACGAACAGGGCTTCGCTGTCGTGGAAGAGGTCTTACTTCCTATGACGGTCGAAGCCTTGCTTCGTGAAGTTGGGTCATGGCAGGACTCTTCTGCGGATCGTCGTGGAGGTCTGCGCAATCTCCTCGACTTTCCGTCAATGCGGGAACTTGCAAACAGCGATACCCTCATTGGCCTCGTTGAACCTGTACTCGGCCCAACTGCAACCGTAGTCCGGGGCATCCTCTTTGATAAGACCGAGAGCACGAACTGGAAGGTTCCGTGGCATCAGGACGTGACCATCGCGGTTAAGGAGCGCGTTGAAGCGGAAGGCTTCGGCCCATGGTCGATGAAGGAAGGTGTACTCCATGTACAGCCGCCGTCCTCTGTGATGGAGGGAATGCTCAGTGTGCGCGTGCACCTCGACGATTGCCCTATCGAGAACGGCGCATTACGCGTCATCCCGGTCTCGCACAAGGGCGGTAAGATCGCTGTGCGCGATGTTGAGTTGCTGGCAGCCGAGTCCGCGGAGCACATTTGTCCCGTGCCTGCGGGCGGAGCGCTGATTATGCGCCCGCTCCTCTTCCACGCATCCTCGGCGTCTTCCATTTCCGGCCACCGCCGCGTGCTTCACTTCGACTATGCAAACGTCACACTTCCCAGTGGAATGAACTGGCACGAAGCCTAG
- the thrS gene encoding threonine--tRNA ligase, with amino-acid sequence MSEQIKIHLPDGSIREVPSGTTPLDIATSISPRLAAVVVVARIKALHAAPPASTTDETTSEDAMYAADNTAAEKIVDLRQPLTEDVSLELLKESDPDALKVLRHSAAHVMATAITELYPEVKLGHGPATDNGFFYDIYREKPFTPDDLAAIEQRMADVVKRDEPFLRSYEPREQALADYAAHGEFMKQHFIEKFTHPGEEVSLYKNGAFTDFCRGPHVPSTGRVKAYKVTTIAGAYWLGDEKNPQLQRVYGTAFYNQKDLDAHFKHLEEIKARDHRVLGKQLDLFSIQELAGSGLIFWHPNGAIIRKTMEDWMRDECLRRGYDLVVTPHVMRRELWQISGHEGFYGQNMYAPMELDDAEYRLKPMNCPGHILIYKNSPKSYRDLPVRYAELGNVYRYERSGTMHGLLRVRGFTQDDAHIFCTPAQIEDEVVACVEFAEEVLHKFGFNEFKVELSTWDPNDAKHYVGDPKDWELAVNGLKTALNRKNIPYKEIPGEAAFYGPKIDVKLVDVLGRLWQLSTVQFDFNLPRRFELEYTGEDGEKHQPVMVHRALFGSVERFFGVLIEHYAGAFPLWLAPIQIGLVPISEKHTAYAETVKKELEAIGLRVTLDARNEKMNAKIRDLTLQKVPFVLIMGDKEAEAKAVSVRTRGKGDEGSTPLADFLARAKNLLETKAATL; translated from the coding sequence GTGAGCGAACAGATCAAGATCCACCTCCCCGACGGCAGTATCCGCGAAGTCCCCTCCGGCACCACGCCCCTCGACATCGCGACCAGCATCTCGCCTCGCCTCGCCGCAGTCGTCGTCGTCGCCCGCATCAAGGCACTGCATGCCGCCCCCCCTGCCAGCACCACGGACGAGACGACTAGCGAAGACGCCATGTACGCCGCCGACAACACGGCGGCAGAGAAGATCGTCGACCTGCGTCAGCCGCTCACCGAAGACGTCTCGCTCGAACTCCTCAAGGAGTCTGACCCCGACGCGCTCAAGGTCCTGCGCCACTCCGCCGCGCACGTCATGGCGACCGCCATCACAGAGCTCTACCCCGAAGTGAAGCTCGGCCACGGCCCCGCAACCGACAACGGTTTCTTCTACGACATCTATCGCGAGAAGCCCTTCACGCCCGACGATCTCGCCGCCATCGAGCAACGCATGGCCGACGTCGTCAAGCGTGACGAGCCCTTTCTTCGCTCCTACGAGCCGCGCGAGCAGGCGCTGGCCGACTATGCCGCGCACGGCGAGTTCATGAAGCAGCACTTCATCGAAAAGTTCACACATCCCGGCGAAGAGGTCTCGCTCTACAAAAACGGCGCCTTCACCGACTTCTGCCGTGGACCGCACGTCCCTTCCACTGGCCGCGTGAAGGCCTACAAGGTCACCACGATCGCAGGAGCTTACTGGCTCGGCGACGAGAAGAACCCGCAGCTCCAGCGCGTCTACGGAACCGCCTTCTACAACCAGAAGGACCTCGACGCGCATTTCAAGCATCTGGAAGAGATCAAGGCTCGCGATCACCGTGTCCTGGGCAAACAGCTCGACCTCTTCTCCATCCAGGAGCTCGCCGGTTCGGGCCTTATCTTCTGGCATCCCAACGGCGCGATCATCCGCAAGACCATGGAAGACTGGATGCGCGACGAGTGCCTGCGCCGTGGCTACGACCTCGTCGTGACGCCGCACGTCATGCGCCGCGAGCTCTGGCAGATCAGCGGCCACGAAGGCTTCTACGGTCAGAACATGTACGCTCCCATGGAGCTGGACGACGCGGAGTATCGCCTGAAGCCCATGAACTGCCCGGGCCACATCCTCATCTACAAGAACTCGCCGAAGAGCTACCGCGACCTTCCCGTACGCTACGCCGAACTCGGCAACGTCTACCGCTACGAGCGCTCCGGCACCATGCACGGCCTGCTTCGCGTCCGCGGCTTTACGCAGGACGATGCGCACATCTTCTGCACGCCCGCGCAGATCGAAGACGAGGTCGTCGCCTGCGTCGAGTTTGCTGAAGAAGTCCTGCACAAATTCGGCTTCAACGAGTTCAAGGTGGAGCTTTCCACCTGGGACCCGAACGACGCGAAGCACTACGTCGGCGACCCGAAGGACTGGGAGCTCGCCGTCAACGGCCTGAAGACCGCTCTGAATCGCAAGAACATTCCCTACAAGGAGATCCCCGGCGAAGCGGCCTTCTACGGTCCGAAGATCGACGTCAAACTCGTCGATGTCCTCGGCCGCCTCTGGCAGCTCTCCACGGTGCAGTTCGACTTCAACCTGCCCCGGCGCTTCGAACTGGAATACACGGGGGAAGACGGTGAGAAGCACCAGCCCGTCATGGTCCACCGCGCCCTCTTCGGCTCCGTGGAACGCTTCTTCGGCGTGCTGATCGAGCACTACGCGGGAGCCTTCCCGCTCTGGCTCGCACCCATCCAGATCGGCCTCGTCCCCATCAGCGAAAAGCACACCGCCTACGCTGAAACGGTAAAGAAAGAATTGGAAGCCATCGGCCTTCGCGTGACGCTCGACGCCCGCAACGAAAAGATGAACGCAAAGATCCGCGACCTCACACTGCAAAAGGTCCCCTTCGTCCTCATCATGGGCGACAAGGAAGCCGAAGCCAAAGCCGTCTCCGTCCGCACACGCGGCAAGGGCGACGAAGGCTCCACCCCGCTGGCGGACTTCCTCGCCCGCGCAAAGAACCTGTTGGAAACGAAGGCTGCGACGCTGTAA